A genomic region of Gossypium hirsutum isolate 1008001.06 chromosome D01, Gossypium_hirsutum_v2.1, whole genome shotgun sequence contains the following coding sequences:
- the LOC107936094 gene encoding DNA-directed RNA polymerases II, IV and V subunit 9A, with the protein MSTMKFCRECNNILYPKEDREQKILLYACRNCDHQEVAENNCVYRNEVHHSAGERTQILQDVAADPTLPRTKAVICANCKHGEAVFFQATARGEEGMTLFFVCCNPNCGHRWRD; encoded by the exons ATGAGTACCATGAAATTTTGCCGTGAATG CAACAACATTCTCTACCCAAAAGAAGACAGGGAACAGAAGATTCTCCTCTATGCCTGCCGTAACTGCGATCATCAG GAGGTGGCTGAAAACAACTGTGTGTATAGAAACGAAGTGCATCACTCTGCTGGTGAACGCACTCAAATATTGCAGGATGTGGCTGCCGATCCAACTCTTCCTCGGACTAAAGCTGTAATTTGCGCAAATTGCAAACATGGAGAAGCTGTCTTCTTCCAG gCAACTGCTAGAGGGGAGGAAGGTATGACACTGTTTTTTGTTTGCTGTAATCCAAACTGCGGACATCGGTGGAGAGATTGA
- the LOC107936096 gene encoding uncharacterized protein isoform X1: MATSFYCSSAIHTQHQVNVSFGSKNPLQNVKNLIKSFGIPSKSCSPHVSLQQGNWVKLICGAVDCIDCAADPSVINAVNEGIETAREIVSIRRPWVMISVNDDEDLHFRKAEFDPEDCPSDCSRPCENVCPANAISFERENSTMEVPFGSYQKAKPKMQGGVITERCYGCGRCFPVCPYDKIREITYVRDAMATAELLKTNDVDAVEIHTSGRQTNLFKELWDDLANSVKYLRLVAVSLPDTGDATISTMNQMYAIMEPHLSCFNLWQLDGRPMSGDIGRGATRESIAFAVRVAASSERPPGFLQLAGGTNVHTVDGLKKRGLFRTHITCAEPNHLQSLIGGIAYGGYARKIVGRVLSSMGSENGVTGIECHAEHLLKALKEALHLVGSVKSYNHPDGMQR, encoded by the exons ATGGCTACGAGCTTCTACTGCAGTTCTGCAATTCACACTCAACACCAGG TGAACGTGTCATTTGGAAGCAAAAACCCTCTTCAGAACGTGAAAAACCTAATAAAATCATTTGGGATTCCTTCAAAATCATGTTCTCCTCATGTATCTCTGCAACAGGGAAATTGGGTCAAGCTCATATGTGGTGCAG ttGATTGCATTGATTGTGCTGCTGATCCATCTGTAATCAACGCTGTAAATGAGGGAATTGAAACAGCTAGGGAGATTGTATCTATTAGAAGACCTTGGGTGATGATAAGTGTTAATGATGATGAGGATCTTCATTTTCGTAAAgctg AATTTGATCCAGAAGACTGTCCTTCCGATTGCTCGAGGCCTTGTGAGAATGTTTGTCCTGCAAATGCTATATCATTTGAGAGGGAAAATTCAACAATGGAAGTTCCCTTCGGTTCCTATCAAAAGGCAAAACCAAAG ATGCAGGGCGGAGTGATAACAGAACGCTGCTATGGCTGCGGCCGTTGTTTTCCAGTTTGCCCTTATGATAAAATCA GAGAGATTACGTATGTAAGAGATGCTATGGCTACAGCCGAACTCCTTAAAACGAATGATGTTGATGCTGTAGAGATACATACAAGTGGAAG GCAGACTAATCTCTTTAAGGAACTTTGGGACGATTTGGCGAATTCAGTTAAATACCTGAGATTAGTAGCA GTCAGCTTACCTGATACCGGGGACGCAACTATTTCCACAATGAATCAAATGTACGCCATCATGGAACCTCATCTATCTTGCTTCAATTTATGGCAG TTGGATGGTCGTCCAATGAGCGGAGATATCGGACGAGGTGCCACGAGAGAATCGATTGCTTTTGCTGTTCGCGTTGCTGCTTCTAGTGAAAGACCTCCTG GCTTTCTTCAGCTGGCTGGTGGAACCAATGTTCATACGGTTGATGGTCTGAAGAAAAGGGGACTTTTTCGAACACACATCACAT GTGCAGAACCTAATCATCTACAATCTTTAATCGGTGGAATTGCATACGGTGGCTATGCTCGAAAG ATTGTTGGAAGAGTGTTGAGCTCCATGGGGTCTGAGAATGGTGTTACAGGCATTGAGTGTCATGCTGAGCATCTTTTGAAGGCACTCAAAGAAGCCCTTCACTTGGTTGGATCTGTCAAGTCATATAATCATCCCGATGGCATGCAACGGTAA
- the LOC107936096 gene encoding uncharacterized protein isoform X2 produces the protein MATSFYCSSAIHTQHQVNVSFGSKNPLQNVKNLIKSFGIPSKSCSPHVSLQQGNWVKLICGAVDCIDCAADPSVINAVNEGIETAREIVSIRRPWVMISVNDDEDLHFRKAEFDPEDCPSDCSRPCENVCPANAISFERENSTMEVPFGSYQKAKPKGGVITERCYGCGRCFPVCPYDKIREITYVRDAMATAELLKTNDVDAVEIHTSGRQTNLFKELWDDLANSVKYLRLVAVSLPDTGDATISTMNQMYAIMEPHLSCFNLWQLDGRPMSGDIGRGATRESIAFAVRVAASSERPPGFLQLAGGTNVHTVDGLKKRGLFRTHITCAEPNHLQSLIGGIAYGGYARKIVGRVLSSMGSENGVTGIECHAEHLLKALKEALHLVGSVKSYNHPDGMQR, from the exons ATGGCTACGAGCTTCTACTGCAGTTCTGCAATTCACACTCAACACCAGG TGAACGTGTCATTTGGAAGCAAAAACCCTCTTCAGAACGTGAAAAACCTAATAAAATCATTTGGGATTCCTTCAAAATCATGTTCTCCTCATGTATCTCTGCAACAGGGAAATTGGGTCAAGCTCATATGTGGTGCAG ttGATTGCATTGATTGTGCTGCTGATCCATCTGTAATCAACGCTGTAAATGAGGGAATTGAAACAGCTAGGGAGATTGTATCTATTAGAAGACCTTGGGTGATGATAAGTGTTAATGATGATGAGGATCTTCATTTTCGTAAAgctg AATTTGATCCAGAAGACTGTCCTTCCGATTGCTCGAGGCCTTGTGAGAATGTTTGTCCTGCAAATGCTATATCATTTGAGAGGGAAAATTCAACAATGGAAGTTCCCTTCGGTTCCTATCAAAAGGCAAAACCAAAG GGCGGAGTGATAACAGAACGCTGCTATGGCTGCGGCCGTTGTTTTCCAGTTTGCCCTTATGATAAAATCA GAGAGATTACGTATGTAAGAGATGCTATGGCTACAGCCGAACTCCTTAAAACGAATGATGTTGATGCTGTAGAGATACATACAAGTGGAAG GCAGACTAATCTCTTTAAGGAACTTTGGGACGATTTGGCGAATTCAGTTAAATACCTGAGATTAGTAGCA GTCAGCTTACCTGATACCGGGGACGCAACTATTTCCACAATGAATCAAATGTACGCCATCATGGAACCTCATCTATCTTGCTTCAATTTATGGCAG TTGGATGGTCGTCCAATGAGCGGAGATATCGGACGAGGTGCCACGAGAGAATCGATTGCTTTTGCTGTTCGCGTTGCTGCTTCTAGTGAAAGACCTCCTG GCTTTCTTCAGCTGGCTGGTGGAACCAATGTTCATACGGTTGATGGTCTGAAGAAAAGGGGACTTTTTCGAACACACATCACAT GTGCAGAACCTAATCATCTACAATCTTTAATCGGTGGAATTGCATACGGTGGCTATGCTCGAAAG ATTGTTGGAAGAGTGTTGAGCTCCATGGGGTCTGAGAATGGTGTTACAGGCATTGAGTGTCATGCTGAGCATCTTTTGAAGGCACTCAAAGAAGCCCTTCACTTGGTTGGATCTGTCAAGTCATATAATCATCCCGATGGCATGCAACGGTAA
- the LOC107936096 gene encoding uncharacterized protein isoform X4 — protein MYLCNREIGSSSYVVQDVVDIRNLSLVYTLAGVDCIDCAADPSVINAVNEGIETAREIVSIRRPWVMISVNDDEDLHFRKAEFDPEDCPSDCSRPCENVCPANAISFERENSTMEVPFGSYQKAKPKMQGGVITERCYGCGRCFPVCPYDKIREITYVRDAMATAELLKTNDVDAVEIHTSGRQTNLFKELWDDLANSVKYLRLVAVSLPDTGDATISTMNQMYAIMEPHLSCFNLWQLDGRPMSGDIGRGATRESIAFAVRVAASSERPPGFLQLAGGTNVHTVDGLKKRGLFRTHITCAEPNHLQSLIGGIAYGGYARKIVGRVLSSMGSENGVTGIECHAEHLLKALKEALHLVGSVKSYNHPDGMQR, from the exons ATGTATCTCTGCAACAGGGAAATTGGGTCAAGCTCATATGTGGTGCAG GATGTAGTTGATATCAGGAATCTCTCCCTTGTTTACACTCTAGCTGGAG ttGATTGCATTGATTGTGCTGCTGATCCATCTGTAATCAACGCTGTAAATGAGGGAATTGAAACAGCTAGGGAGATTGTATCTATTAGAAGACCTTGGGTGATGATAAGTGTTAATGATGATGAGGATCTTCATTTTCGTAAAgctg AATTTGATCCAGAAGACTGTCCTTCCGATTGCTCGAGGCCTTGTGAGAATGTTTGTCCTGCAAATGCTATATCATTTGAGAGGGAAAATTCAACAATGGAAGTTCCCTTCGGTTCCTATCAAAAGGCAAAACCAAAG ATGCAGGGCGGAGTGATAACAGAACGCTGCTATGGCTGCGGCCGTTGTTTTCCAGTTTGCCCTTATGATAAAATCA GAGAGATTACGTATGTAAGAGATGCTATGGCTACAGCCGAACTCCTTAAAACGAATGATGTTGATGCTGTAGAGATACATACAAGTGGAAG GCAGACTAATCTCTTTAAGGAACTTTGGGACGATTTGGCGAATTCAGTTAAATACCTGAGATTAGTAGCA GTCAGCTTACCTGATACCGGGGACGCAACTATTTCCACAATGAATCAAATGTACGCCATCATGGAACCTCATCTATCTTGCTTCAATTTATGGCAG TTGGATGGTCGTCCAATGAGCGGAGATATCGGACGAGGTGCCACGAGAGAATCGATTGCTTTTGCTGTTCGCGTTGCTGCTTCTAGTGAAAGACCTCCTG GCTTTCTTCAGCTGGCTGGTGGAACCAATGTTCATACGGTTGATGGTCTGAAGAAAAGGGGACTTTTTCGAACACACATCACAT GTGCAGAACCTAATCATCTACAATCTTTAATCGGTGGAATTGCATACGGTGGCTATGCTCGAAAG ATTGTTGGAAGAGTGTTGAGCTCCATGGGGTCTGAGAATGGTGTTACAGGCATTGAGTGTCATGCTGAGCATCTTTTGAAGGCACTCAAAGAAGCCCTTCACTTGGTTGGATCTGTCAAGTCATATAATCATCCCGATGGCATGCAACGGTAA
- the LOC107936096 gene encoding uncharacterized protein isoform X3 produces the protein MYLCNREIGSSSYVVQDVVDIRNLSLVYTLAGGKDAKLIIGRISLLVPALCVSRIFSLFDCIDCAADPSVINAVNEGIETAREIVSIRRPWVMISVNDDEDLHFRKAEFDPEDCPSDCSRPCENVCPANAISFERENSTMEVPFGSYQKAKPKMQGGVITERCYGCGRCFPVCPYDKIREITYVRDAMATAELLKTNDVDAVEIHTSGRQTNLFKELWDDLANSVKYLRLVAVSLPDTGDATISTMNQMYAIMEPHLSCFNLWQLDGRPMSGDIGRGATRESIAFAVRVAASSERPPGFLQLAGGTNVHTVDGLKKRGLFRTHITCAEPNHLQSLIGGIAYGGYARKIVGRVLSSMGSENGVTGIECHAEHLLKALKEALHLVGSVKSYNHPDGMQR, from the exons ATGTATCTCTGCAACAGGGAAATTGGGTCAAGCTCATATGTGGTGCAG GATGTAGTTGATATCAGGAATCTCTCCCTTGTTTACACTCTAGCTGGAGGTAAAGATGCCAAGTTAATTATAGGTCGAATATCGCTATTAGTCCCTGCACTTTGTGTAAGTCGTATATTTAGTCTTT ttGATTGCATTGATTGTGCTGCTGATCCATCTGTAATCAACGCTGTAAATGAGGGAATTGAAACAGCTAGGGAGATTGTATCTATTAGAAGACCTTGGGTGATGATAAGTGTTAATGATGATGAGGATCTTCATTTTCGTAAAgctg AATTTGATCCAGAAGACTGTCCTTCCGATTGCTCGAGGCCTTGTGAGAATGTTTGTCCTGCAAATGCTATATCATTTGAGAGGGAAAATTCAACAATGGAAGTTCCCTTCGGTTCCTATCAAAAGGCAAAACCAAAG ATGCAGGGCGGAGTGATAACAGAACGCTGCTATGGCTGCGGCCGTTGTTTTCCAGTTTGCCCTTATGATAAAATCA GAGAGATTACGTATGTAAGAGATGCTATGGCTACAGCCGAACTCCTTAAAACGAATGATGTTGATGCTGTAGAGATACATACAAGTGGAAG GCAGACTAATCTCTTTAAGGAACTTTGGGACGATTTGGCGAATTCAGTTAAATACCTGAGATTAGTAGCA GTCAGCTTACCTGATACCGGGGACGCAACTATTTCCACAATGAATCAAATGTACGCCATCATGGAACCTCATCTATCTTGCTTCAATTTATGGCAG TTGGATGGTCGTCCAATGAGCGGAGATATCGGACGAGGTGCCACGAGAGAATCGATTGCTTTTGCTGTTCGCGTTGCTGCTTCTAGTGAAAGACCTCCTG GCTTTCTTCAGCTGGCTGGTGGAACCAATGTTCATACGGTTGATGGTCTGAAGAAAAGGGGACTTTTTCGAACACACATCACAT GTGCAGAACCTAATCATCTACAATCTTTAATCGGTGGAATTGCATACGGTGGCTATGCTCGAAAG ATTGTTGGAAGAGTGTTGAGCTCCATGGGGTCTGAGAATGGTGTTACAGGCATTGAGTGTCATGCTGAGCATCTTTTGAAGGCACTCAAAGAAGCCCTTCACTTGGTTGGATCTGTCAAGTCATATAATCATCCCGATGGCATGCAACGGTAA
- the LOC107936096 gene encoding uncharacterized protein isoform X5 produces the protein MYLCNREIGSSSYVVQDVVDIRNLSLVYTLAGVDCIDCAADPSVINAVNEGIETAREIVSIRRPWVMISVNDDEDLHFRKAEFDPEDCPSDCSRPCENVCPANAISFERENSTMEVPFGSYQKAKPKGGVITERCYGCGRCFPVCPYDKIREITYVRDAMATAELLKTNDVDAVEIHTSGRQTNLFKELWDDLANSVKYLRLVAVSLPDTGDATISTMNQMYAIMEPHLSCFNLWQLDGRPMSGDIGRGATRESIAFAVRVAASSERPPGFLQLAGGTNVHTVDGLKKRGLFRTHITCAEPNHLQSLIGGIAYGGYARKIVGRVLSSMGSENGVTGIECHAEHLLKALKEALHLVGSVKSYNHPDGMQR, from the exons ATGTATCTCTGCAACAGGGAAATTGGGTCAAGCTCATATGTGGTGCAG GATGTAGTTGATATCAGGAATCTCTCCCTTGTTTACACTCTAGCTGGAG ttGATTGCATTGATTGTGCTGCTGATCCATCTGTAATCAACGCTGTAAATGAGGGAATTGAAACAGCTAGGGAGATTGTATCTATTAGAAGACCTTGGGTGATGATAAGTGTTAATGATGATGAGGATCTTCATTTTCGTAAAgctg AATTTGATCCAGAAGACTGTCCTTCCGATTGCTCGAGGCCTTGTGAGAATGTTTGTCCTGCAAATGCTATATCATTTGAGAGGGAAAATTCAACAATGGAAGTTCCCTTCGGTTCCTATCAAAAGGCAAAACCAAAG GGCGGAGTGATAACAGAACGCTGCTATGGCTGCGGCCGTTGTTTTCCAGTTTGCCCTTATGATAAAATCA GAGAGATTACGTATGTAAGAGATGCTATGGCTACAGCCGAACTCCTTAAAACGAATGATGTTGATGCTGTAGAGATACATACAAGTGGAAG GCAGACTAATCTCTTTAAGGAACTTTGGGACGATTTGGCGAATTCAGTTAAATACCTGAGATTAGTAGCA GTCAGCTTACCTGATACCGGGGACGCAACTATTTCCACAATGAATCAAATGTACGCCATCATGGAACCTCATCTATCTTGCTTCAATTTATGGCAG TTGGATGGTCGTCCAATGAGCGGAGATATCGGACGAGGTGCCACGAGAGAATCGATTGCTTTTGCTGTTCGCGTTGCTGCTTCTAGTGAAAGACCTCCTG GCTTTCTTCAGCTGGCTGGTGGAACCAATGTTCATACGGTTGATGGTCTGAAGAAAAGGGGACTTTTTCGAACACACATCACAT GTGCAGAACCTAATCATCTACAATCTTTAATCGGTGGAATTGCATACGGTGGCTATGCTCGAAAG ATTGTTGGAAGAGTGTTGAGCTCCATGGGGTCTGAGAATGGTGTTACAGGCATTGAGTGTCATGCTGAGCATCTTTTGAAGGCACTCAAAGAAGCCCTTCACTTGGTTGGATCTGTCAAGTCATATAATCATCCCGATGGCATGCAACGGTAA